The following coding sequences lie in one Burkholderia cepacia genomic window:
- a CDS encoding FMN-dependent NADH-azoreductase, giving the protein MTRVLYIEGSPNKAYSASIDVCSAFLDAYRHAHPDHEIQTLDIWDVVLPEFDAAALAAKYAGLSGTALTPEQVAAWQQIERLAAPFHDADKFLFGVPLWNFSIPYKLKHLIDVISQKDVLFTFDGSGFSGKLAGKKAAVVYARGLSYEAPGSFTPAAEFDLQRPYMETWLKFVGVTDIAGIVVERTLFGPEGKVDRSRAIDEARTIARAF; this is encoded by the coding sequence ATGACACGCGTGCTTTATATCGAAGGCTCCCCCAACAAGGCCTATTCGGCGTCCATCGACGTGTGCAGCGCATTTCTCGATGCGTACCGGCACGCGCATCCCGATCATGAAATACAGACGCTCGACATCTGGGACGTGGTGCTGCCCGAATTCGATGCAGCCGCGCTGGCCGCGAAATATGCCGGACTGAGCGGCACGGCGTTGACGCCGGAACAGGTCGCTGCGTGGCAGCAGATCGAACGGCTCGCGGCGCCGTTCCACGACGCGGACAAGTTCCTGTTCGGCGTGCCGCTGTGGAATTTCAGCATTCCGTACAAGCTCAAGCACCTGATCGACGTGATCTCGCAGAAGGATGTGCTGTTCACGTTCGACGGATCGGGTTTCAGCGGCAAGCTGGCCGGAAAAAAGGCGGCCGTCGTGTACGCGCGCGGGCTCAGCTACGAGGCGCCGGGTTCGTTTACGCCAGCCGCCGAGTTCGACCTGCAGCGTCCGTATATGGAAACGTGGCTCAAGTTCGTGGGCGTGACGGACATCGCGGGAATTGTCGTCGAACGCACGTTGTTCGGTCCCGAAGGAAAGGTCGATCGCAGTCGGGCGATTGACGAAGCGCGGACGATCGCACGCGCGTTCTGA
- a CDS encoding LysR substrate-binding domain-containing protein, with protein sequence MSAPLDTTLLHTFVAVADVRSFTGAGHRLNLSQSAVSAQIVRLEEQVGRALLVRNTRSVTLTAHGETLLGYARAMLNLSEEARARLGAGNAVDVKLRIGASEDFAGDWLPDVMRRYCAARRGLRLDLVVDIGDSLFRRHANGEFDLVIGSRCSHSGQGTTLWQEPLVWAFARHEPLPEGDVPLACFPDPCPYRGAAVKTLALAGMGYRIACESPSVTGILTFARAGIAIAPLPRSAIDDTLRELGGSEGLPALPDMEFVMMHDAAVPAAVEFAATIVDETAVRTAAGKRNRA encoded by the coding sequence ATGAGCGCTCCCCTCGACACGACGCTGCTTCACACGTTTGTTGCGGTCGCCGACGTGCGAAGCTTCACCGGCGCCGGTCACCGGCTGAACCTCAGCCAATCCGCAGTCAGCGCGCAGATCGTTCGACTCGAAGAACAGGTCGGCCGCGCGCTGCTCGTACGCAATACGCGCAGCGTCACGCTCACCGCGCATGGCGAGACACTGCTCGGCTATGCGCGCGCGATGCTCAACCTGAGCGAGGAAGCACGGGCGAGGCTGGGAGCCGGCAACGCCGTCGACGTCAAGCTGCGGATCGGTGCATCGGAAGACTTTGCCGGAGACTGGCTTCCCGACGTGATGCGCCGCTATTGCGCCGCGCGGCGCGGCTTGCGGCTGGATCTGGTGGTGGACATCGGCGACAGCCTGTTTCGACGTCACGCGAACGGCGAGTTCGATCTCGTGATCGGCAGCCGGTGTTCGCATTCCGGCCAGGGCACGACGTTGTGGCAGGAACCGCTCGTCTGGGCATTCGCACGCCACGAGCCGCTTCCGGAAGGCGACGTGCCGCTCGCATGCTTCCCCGATCCGTGCCCGTACCGGGGCGCCGCCGTCAAGACGCTCGCGCTGGCCGGCATGGGCTACCGCATCGCGTGCGAAAGCCCGAGCGTCACCGGCATCCTGACGTTTGCGCGCGCCGGCATCGCGATCGCGCCATTGCCGCGCAGCGCGATCGACGACACGCTCCGTGAATTGGGCGGATCCGAAGGATTGCCGGCGCTGCCGGACATGGAATTCGTGATGATGCACGACGCCGCGGTACCGGCAGCTGTCGAATTCGCCGCGACGATTGTCGACGAAACCGCCGTTCGAACGGCGGCCGGTAAACGCAATCGAGCCTGA
- a CDS encoding coniferyl aldehyde dehydrogenase, translating into MAVSAESSSSIDPAALLARQRKAFVTEGPPGIQQRKAKLARLRAVVLAHRRDVEEAISADFGHRSHHETAIMELMGVVQAIDYLTRNLRRFMKPQRRHVGLLYRAGHAHVEYQPLGVIGVMAPWNYPFALTFIPLATALAAGNRAMLKPSELTPRTSEVMRRMLADTFPSEEVAVVLGGPEVGAAFSGLPFDHLLFTGSTQVGRKVMKAASDNLVPVTLELGGKSPAIVARGHVDGRTMSSIVFGKLSNGGQTCVAPDYALVHEDDLDAFVAQYDAAVARFYPDGPTSQDYTSIVSDRHFDRLKGLVDEARSKGARVIEAGVNPRHAATRKRTLAPTLIVGAGDDTAVMQEEIFGPILPVRTYRTIDEVVDYVNARPRPLALYYFGARDGDCETLLTRTTSGNVGINNTILHVAQEDLPFGGVGPSGMGAYHGIEGFRTMSHAKGVFVQGRWSLPTLLRAPFGKLADVTLAALLGRGREPAGGRVEWSVKR; encoded by the coding sequence ATGGCCGTTTCCGCAGAATCCAGCTCGAGCATCGACCCGGCGGCGTTGCTGGCCCGTCAGCGCAAGGCATTCGTCACCGAGGGGCCGCCGGGAATTCAGCAGCGCAAGGCGAAGCTCGCGCGGCTGCGTGCCGTCGTGCTCGCGCATCGTCGCGATGTGGAAGAGGCCATCAGTGCCGATTTCGGGCATCGCTCGCATCACGAAACCGCGATCATGGAATTGATGGGCGTGGTCCAGGCCATCGATTACCTGACGCGCAATCTGCGCCGTTTCATGAAGCCGCAGCGCCGGCACGTCGGCCTCCTTTATCGGGCCGGGCACGCGCATGTGGAATACCAGCCGCTGGGTGTCATCGGCGTGATGGCGCCGTGGAATTACCCGTTCGCGCTGACGTTCATTCCGCTGGCAACCGCGCTGGCGGCCGGCAACCGCGCGATGCTCAAGCCGTCGGAGCTGACGCCGCGCACCAGCGAAGTGATGCGCCGGATGCTGGCGGACACCTTCCCGAGCGAAGAAGTCGCGGTCGTGCTGGGCGGTCCGGAAGTCGGCGCCGCCTTCAGCGGTTTGCCGTTCGATCATCTGCTGTTTACCGGCAGTACGCAGGTGGGCCGCAAGGTCATGAAGGCGGCAAGCGACAATCTCGTGCCGGTCACGCTCGAACTGGGCGGCAAGAGCCCCGCGATCGTCGCGAGGGGGCATGTCGATGGCCGGACGATGTCCAGCATCGTGTTCGGCAAGCTGTCGAACGGCGGACAGACATGCGTGGCGCCCGATTACGCGCTGGTCCATGAAGACGACCTGGATGCGTTCGTCGCGCAATACGATGCGGCCGTCGCACGCTTCTATCCGGACGGGCCGACCAGTCAGGATTACACATCGATCGTCAGCGACCGGCATTTCGATCGCCTGAAGGGGCTCGTTGACGAAGCGCGCAGCAAAGGCGCGCGTGTGATCGAGGCGGGCGTGAACCCGCGGCACGCGGCGACCCGCAAGCGCACGCTCGCGCCGACGCTGATCGTCGGGGCGGGCGACGATACGGCCGTCATGCAGGAGGAAATCTTCGGGCCGATCCTGCCGGTGCGCACGTATCGCACGATCGACGAGGTCGTCGATTACGTCAACGCGCGCCCGCGGCCGCTGGCGCTGTATTACTTCGGCGCACGGGACGGCGACTGCGAGACGCTGCTGACGCGCACCACGTCGGGCAATGTCGGCATCAACAACACGATCCTGCACGTCGCGCAGGAGGACCTGCCGTTCGGCGGCGTCGGACCGAGCGGGATGGGCGCCTATCACGGCATCGAGGGATTTCGCACGATGAGCCACGCGAAAGGCGTGTTCGTGCAGGGCCGCTGGAGCCTGCCGACGCTGCTGCGCGCGCCGTTCGGCAAGCTCGCGGATGTCACGCTGGCCGCGCTGCTCGGGCGCGGCCGGGAGCCTGCTGGCGGGCGCGTCGAATGGAGCGTGAAGCGGTGA
- a CDS encoding TetR/AcrR family transcriptional regulator: MSSDGDADAGHKAYHHGDLRRAIIETALDTLQEQQGWQFTLREIARRANVSHSAPYRHFPDKAALLHELALIGFDRLRDELAASVDSSAGAPDVLLALAYAHLAFGQRNPDLYRLMFAADAGEPSDIHLDPRVQAPFLLVVDILEHGQRAGTIRPRSALGQATACWAHLHGLTMLAIDGRLVREKVGDHAIEDALTTLLDGLVLPDTRTRTTRSKRS, translated from the coding sequence ATGTCGTCGGATGGGGATGCGGACGCCGGGCACAAGGCTTATCACCACGGGGATCTGCGTCGCGCGATCATCGAAACGGCGCTCGACACGCTGCAGGAGCAGCAAGGCTGGCAGTTCACGCTGCGCGAGATCGCGCGGCGCGCGAACGTCAGCCACTCCGCGCCGTACCGGCATTTCCCCGACAAGGCCGCGTTGCTGCACGAACTCGCGCTGATCGGTTTCGATCGCCTGCGCGACGAACTTGCCGCATCCGTCGACTCCTCGGCGGGCGCACCGGACGTGCTGCTGGCGCTCGCCTACGCCCATCTCGCGTTCGGGCAGCGCAACCCGGATCTGTATCGCCTGATGTTTGCCGCGGATGCCGGGGAGCCGTCCGACATTCATCTCGATCCGCGGGTGCAGGCGCCCTTCCTGCTGGTGGTCGACATCCTCGAGCACGGCCAGCGCGCCGGCACGATCCGCCCGCGCTCGGCGCTCGGCCAGGCAACCGCGTGCTGGGCCCATCTCCACGGCCTGACCATGCTCGCGATCGACGGACGACTGGTGCGCGAGAAGGTGGGCGATCATGCGATCGAAGATGCACTGACGACATTGCTGGACGGACTCGTGCTGCCCGACACGCGCACGCGTACAACCCGGTCGAAAAGATCTTGA
- a CDS encoding type 1 glutamine amidotransferase domain-containing protein, producing MTKRILHVVSNVAHYADPSQPTGLWLSELTHAHEIFAAKGYEQRLVSPRGGVSPLEPRSLKWPHADAASKAWRADKANEALLANTARPDEIDSADFDAIYFTGGHAVMWDYPDDAGLQRLTRELYERGGVVSSVCHGYCGLLNTRLSDGSLLVAGRRITGYSWVEEILAGVAKKVPYNVEQQMQQRGARYEKALLPFTSNVVVDGRLVTGQNPQSAKATAEQVVALL from the coding sequence ATGACCAAGCGCATCCTTCATGTCGTCAGCAATGTCGCGCACTACGCCGATCCGTCGCAACCGACCGGCCTGTGGCTGTCCGAGCTGACCCATGCCCATGAAATCTTCGCGGCGAAAGGCTATGAGCAGCGGCTCGTGAGCCCGAGGGGCGGCGTGTCGCCGCTGGAGCCGCGCTCGCTGAAATGGCCGCATGCCGACGCCGCGTCGAAAGCATGGCGCGCCGACAAGGCCAACGAGGCGCTGCTCGCGAACACCGCGCGCCCGGACGAAATCGATTCGGCCGATTTCGATGCGATCTACTTCACCGGCGGCCATGCGGTCATGTGGGACTACCCGGACGATGCCGGGCTGCAGCGGCTCACGCGCGAGCTCTACGAGCGCGGCGGTGTCGTATCGTCGGTCTGCCACGGCTACTGCGGGTTGCTGAACACCCGGCTGTCGGACGGCTCGCTGCTGGTCGCCGGGCGCCGGATCACCGGCTACTCGTGGGTGGAGGAAATCCTGGCCGGCGTCGCGAAGAAAGTGCCCTACAACGTCGAGCAGCAGATGCAGCAGCGCGGCGCGCGCTACGAGAAGGCGCTGCTGCCGTTCACGTCGAACGTCGTCGTCGACGGCCGCCTGGTGACCGGCCAGAATCCGCAATCGGCGAAGGCAACGGCCGAACAGGTCGTCGCCCTGCTGTAA
- a CDS encoding MerR family transcriptional regulator has protein sequence MKIGELAERTGLTPSRIRFYERIGLLTLVEREANGYRTYPQEAVTVLDLITAAQKADFSLDEIRTLIPSDFARWQCGSLLDAMCRKVQDLEALEARLARSKAHVVALIAGIGAKPDTVDCATNAKQLLSGIPSANAARTGDAVAADVRDEPLPHRTTAR, from the coding sequence ATGAAGATCGGGGAACTGGCGGAACGCACCGGCCTTACCCCTTCGCGCATCCGCTTCTATGAACGCATCGGCCTGTTGACGCTGGTCGAGCGTGAGGCGAACGGCTATCGCACGTATCCGCAGGAAGCGGTGACGGTGCTCGACCTGATCACGGCGGCGCAGAAGGCGGATTTCAGCCTGGACGAGATTCGCACGCTGATCCCGTCCGACTTTGCGCGATGGCAATGCGGGTCGTTGCTGGACGCGATGTGCCGCAAGGTGCAGGACCTCGAAGCGCTGGAGGCGCGGCTCGCGCGCAGCAAGGCGCATGTCGTCGCGCTGATTGCCGGGATCGGCGCGAAGCCCGATACGGTGGATTGCGCAACCAACGCGAAGCAACTGCTGTCGGGAATCCCGTCCGCGAATGCCGCGCGCACCGGCGACGCTGTCGCCGCCGACGTGCGTGACGAACCGCTGCCGCACCGAACGACCGCCCGTTAG